TTCCAGAAAATCTGTTCTTTTCAGTTCTTGGTAGACTGCCCTGGAGTTCTGGGCCTGGATGACAGTCCCAAGTGGAACTGCTGCCCTGCCAAGGCCGTCAGCCCAGGACACTGGGCTCCTGAAGCTGGACCATGGCATGAGGCTAAGTCCTCTGAGTTGGGAGATGGTCCTGTCTCTCATGAAGGTGCCAAATGGCGAGCCGTAGCCCCAGTTCCAGTGAGCTCAGAGGTAGGGATCAAAGTTAACCCTCCCCATTTAAGGCCCATACCCACTTCTCTGGTTTCCAAGGCTGGCTCCAATTCTGAGAAGAGCTGGCTCCTGGCCCCCGGTCAGAGTTCTCCGGATGCTGACAGGGGCAAGGGTCACACCCCGGCACCTCCCAGTCCTCCCCTTCCCACCACCTCTAAGCTTCAGCCTTTTGCTCTCATGATTGGCTACAGCCCATTGGATGAGTCTCTCAAGGGTGAATGGGGTCCCCAGAGTTGCAGAGGTAGGAGGCAAAGGAGACAGCAGAACCATTAAGGAGCAGGGAAGGCCAGGTGAGTGGCTGCATGGGGCTTCCTTTCCTCCTGACAGCAGGCCCCGAACTTCACAGTCTCACCCTAGCTTACAGCTTGAAACAGGTGCTCAGTGAGCTGTCCCTCTGCGAAGAGCCATTTGGAGTGACTCTGGCCAGAGGTCCTGACGTGTCCTAAGAAATGACAATCACCTGGGGTAGCTGGGGCAGCGGTCTGGGGATGCCCCAGGGGACTCCTCATACAGTTCTCTGCCCTTGAACTCTTCATGTTCCCAATACTGCCACGAGGTTTTCTGTTACCCCATGGGGTTCTCAGGTCAGCTCTGACTGCTGGGCGGGCTTTATCCATGGACCTACATCAGAAAGCAGGGGCTCTGGTGGCTGAGGTGAGTGACAGGAGAGGGACTGGCTCTCTCCTCCACTTGAAGCAGGATAGCTTCCCCTCCTAGCAACAGAAAAACGTGTAGAAACAAATCTCTGATACATGGATATACACAGCGGTTGAGGTACGAGCCTCAGGAACAAACTggcagggaagcagggagaaaGCTACAAAAGCCCTAAGAAAGGGACTTGGCTCCTAGGGAAAGCACAGCCTCAAGCTCTGGTGGGCTGAGAGGAGGGAAGTGTAGAACAGACAGCACGAAGCCATGGCCTGGAACCACAACCAGGGAGGTATGTAGCCCCGATGTGACCTGGAGGGAAGACTCCCTTTTAAATTCCACTTCTGGCCTCTATTAGAGGCTTGCATAGAGGTGGTAGAGGCCATCTGTCACCTCCTCCTAGCTTACTCATGGGGTGGGGAATGGCATGGGGAATGCTTTACAGGGTAAGCAAAAGGAAGCACTTTTTAGCCTCACCCTCACCCCCCCCATCATTTTGTAGCGACACTTGGTGGGTGAGTCACACAAAGCAAGGAAAGCAGTTAGACTGTTAGGTTCTTGCCTTCATCACCACAGCTGCAGTCCTTGACTGGGCTCTCTTCGCTTTGTGAACCAAACAGCATGATTCAGATGTTGTTTTTATTACAGTCATCAAAACAAGAACTAAAGAGCATTATTTATCTCAAGACCTTTCACTGTCAAGGATTCAAATAACCAGGTCTGTAACATCTGCTGGAACATGGAAAAGCTTCATTGATCACGTGCTCTGTGCACCGCCTTCCCTACATAACTGACACTCTTGGTTTTTGTAGTAATCACTTCCTTGCCATCCAAGGATGATTGTTTTCCCATCCAAGGGTGATTTCCTTAAAATAGTTTGCCCTTTTTTGGATCAATCAAGTTCTACACCATATTTATTGGATGCATGGGCTTCCAGAGTAGATTGTCAGTGTCCTATCAAGCCGTGCTGAAGTTTGAGGCAGAAGAAAAAGCATTACCATCAACcatactttatatttaaaatgttggatTTTTTGGTCATGggttttcttctgcatttttttcaattttattcaaaGAGCTACCCAATTGTTCCATATCTTTCTAAAAAGTCCCTTTTTCACACCGACTTCCTGTTGCCTCTAGAATAGTGTCCCTGCCTGCATCCCATTCTTTTCCCTTaacctctcctcctctctctctgccaaCAGTGTTAACTACCTCTCAGCTTTAGCAGTAGGCCTTGATGCCCCGTAAAGCCACTCTTCCTCTCTTGGTGTTGGCTAATCTTGACTCTTCTAAGTACACTGCAGGACCATCCTGCtgaatttgataaaattttttaaatggaacttCAAATCTACGATTTTAAGCAAAGCTCTTAAAGTGTTTCCTGGTTTTAAACGGTTCTCTGTGTGAGACTCCCTGCTGTGGCTCTTCACTTTGCGTTCTTGCAGCAATGGCTTGGTCTGGGCTTGTCACACACTGGGAGCAGAACCTGAGACCTACTACCACACCACCAGGTACACAGATGGTTCCTCTCCAATCACAATTACATTTTTTGACCACAGTGGAGAATCTGAGGCTGTCACAAAACCTCAACAAAAAGGGACTAGATATGTATTGATCGAATAGTCACAATTAAACCAGCAGCTCTAAGTACCTCTTTAAAAGATCGAAACACAAGTCTTAACAGGCCTACTGACTCTGTCCTCCAGATGTGCTAAACCTGTCAGGCCTTCCACGAGGCTGACAGGATTAGCCGGCAGGTAGAATGGAAGGGAGCCCCTTCTGGTTCTGATTATGTTGAGATAAATAGCTACACTTAAAACTATCTTAATTACCAGCTCAAAGTGAAGCTGAAGGAATTCCCCTCTCAAGTGAAAGGTGCTCGAAGTCCAAATCCAGTTACTTCATTAATTACCTCAGTggaatgaagccatctggtggcATCTGGCACGGAGAATACCTAAATCTGGCTTTCAGTTTTGCTCTATGTAGCCCCTAGACCAGATGCCTTTGAAATGTGGGGGCCCTTGGTCATTTGGCAAGATGATATATGTGACTACAAGCAGCCAGGTTAGAAAGAGTTGCAGACACAGGCTCTAAGCCCAGAGTCTTTCAGCTGGACACAGTGGAATCTCTCCTCTACACATGCTCAGTTAATCACAAATGGTCAAAGCTAAAACACCTTTCGTGCAATTTAACCCAGGGCCAAGTGTTATAAGAAACTTGGCAATCCCATCCCATCTAGAGGTAAGGTGTTCTTACTTCATTATATGTTTTCTTCAAGATAAAATTGAGTTGAATAAATTCAGTATGCTCACAGACCATTTAATGACAAGGAAAAAGAGTGACACAATTGAAtgaattaaaagtttaattctgAACCCTTTTTATAACCGCATTTTCTCTTGAAGCATCATATCACAGCAGGTTACAACAACTTTGGGATAAAGGCAAATGGTAAACTGTCCAAAACAAGGTTCCAAATAACACCTCTTACTGATTTACCCTACCATACATATCCCAAATAAAGTTTTTGATCAAAAACATGAAAGATCCACCTGCTTATTTTAAGcatattaaaaaggaaactaaatGGACCAtttctatttgtctattttataCAAAAAGGCTACACAATGTTACACTTTATTCAGATTACAATTAAGAGTGATTATGAATTAGTGTTCTACACCATTACTCaattcttaaaaattagaaattgctGTAGCAGTATTCACTATAACTTAACACTAGAGACTTAAAAAACTAACAGttattgcaaaaaaaattaaagagctaCTTCAAAGCAAGCAAAGTCAGTACCattacagatattaaaaaaaaatttaacaagcaAGGCTAGAGTTTGATAAATTCCATATCTTGTGATCCACTCTTGTGCATTCTTCACTTCTTGAGTCACTCCCAAAATCCATTTGTATTGTTACTCCTCGACCAAAAAGGACCAGAACAAAAAGTTTACTTCAATTGTTCCCATAGGAAACTCAGCTTGGTTAGTGTGTCAGGCACTTTCTGAGATACCAGCCCCCCCCTCGAGCCCTCTCAGCAACTCTACAGGCCAATCACAATGCAAGTTCAGACAACACAGCTGTATAAAGAGAGAAAAGCTGCTATTAATGTTTAAAACAGCAAATGTTATTCATTTTGAGTATTAAGTTGCAAAAGCTGTGGCAAAAAACATTAAAGTTAATAACTTCCACACATGATCACTTAACAGCCAAAAATCTGAGAACATTCAAATGTTCCAAGACATCGCCTTTCAAagtatgtatctgtttttatggCAGATTTACAAAGAGGCCTAAACCACTCCCACCCTACCAACCAAGTCTTTCTGAAGTTCTGTAGGCAGAGTAAAAGTATTTTACCCAAACTGGCTTTTTTAACTTCTTACCTAAAGGATGATTTACAGGTCAGTATCAAACCAGGCCAGCTGATTGCTGTCACCTGGAGGCAGCCCATCCATGAGGTCCTGGGCATGTCCCAGATCGGGCAGCCCATCAACTGGATAGTCAGCACCAGGGTGGTGGCCACCCATCTCATGCTCCATCATGGGGTCCATCCCCAGCGCATCCTGGCCATATCCACCAGAGTGAAAAGAACGATAGCTGGGATCTAGAATATCAAGGATGGGGTGACAGCCGAATGGGCAAgcaaaagagagggagaaggaagaaaaaaaacactgaagtTAGGGGCATCCATCTTGTCAGAAAGCAGTCCTTCCTAGCCTCTTCAACTCATAGCTTTCTTCAGCCAGATAATTAATTACTCAGAGCCAGGCCACCCATGAGGCTACACAGTCTGTTTCTACCAAAGGCAGACTAGCAGATTCTAATTAAGCCATCAGTTTACCACCAAACATTTTACATTGACCCAGGTAGAGACAAGGCTCCTAGAAGGAGCAGCAGCAATCTGCTATGCGCATGACCACCCAGGCATCTGGAAGTCATGGACAGGAGATGGAAACAATAATAATGCGTCCCGGCAGATATAATCTATCTGTCAAAAAGTCCAGGTGATACCCATGAAAGTACTGAGAAAACTCAAGGCACCGTTTCCAAAACCTCCGTATTTTACATTAAGGGGTGACATTAACATATCTGTAAAGTTAAAGAGGGAAAAACCAGAGGAGATATAAATTTAAGATGGAATAGCTGTGCCTGCTGGTGGCCTACCCCATGCTCCATCTCCATCACCCAGATGTGAACTAGGTTTTCAGAAAATCCTGATGATACAACTATGTAAATACTGCCCCAAATCTGAGCTTGGGAATAGAGGCCCCCACACTCTTATGCCCTGTGtggagcacagacacaggcaTCATGGGTTCTCTGACAGAAATACAGCTGGGCGACTTGTGGCATCCTGTGCACATGTCCAGCAGTAATGACATGTATTTGTTGGTGTGATCCTGCTGCTTGTTCACAGTGTGTGGCTCAGAATTCCCTGTttcagggtggtggctgctgaaggcaCTATTGCTGACTGCGGCATTTAAGAACTCCCTTTAATTGGCGTCACTACTTTCCTGCCAACACTGGTTTCCCAGATGGCTCTTTTGATAAAGCTTTGGAACTTCAGCTCCATCTGGAGTTAATGGGAGAAATATGAGACACATACCATCTTGGCGATATCCAAGGGGTTCTCCTTGGGCACCAATATCAAGTCCAAGATCAGCAGTCTAGATAAGAAATATAAGGCaaggaagcaaaatgaaaattctcAACTTAAAAGTATACTACCCATATTCTGAAAACATATTACAATAGGAACAAGAACTCACAGAAATACTTCAAAGTCCATCTCTCAAAGATTAACCACTGATACCtagaaaaacatgttttctcaTTGTATATAGTATTAAAAAATTCACTAATTTATTCTTTCAGTAATATTAAGTACTTATTATGAGCCAGCACTGTTTTGGGTGCTGGAGATAAAACAGTAAACTAAGTGTCTACCCCCAAGAGGAGCTGCTGGCAAAAAGGACATATTATATGGAAGAAGATTTTTAGCCTGAGCAGCTGGATGAAGATGCCATTAACTGCAATGGAGAAGACTATGACAGGAGCAGGTCTGGGGAAAGGGGTGGCTGGGAAGTTCAGAGCTCAAGCTGGAGCATGTTAAGACTGCCTCTTAAAAACCCAACTAACACATTACTGTTAggcaatttgcttttttttccccacctaaCAATATATAGGTGCTCTTTCCCATTCACCCAACATATATAATCCACTGTGTGACTGTACTACAATTGAATAAACTTTCAGGGTGGTTCTAACAGTTCAATGAACAACTCTGTACTGAGGGCAAATACCGAAGACAAATTTATAGAAATTCAAGTAGAAAAGTAGATGAAAAactgagcatttttttttaaagtatcaataCACTGACCTCCAACTAAGTTTCAACAGACTGCCTCTTTCCTTACACTCTTAAAAAATATCAACCTGATTCACTTTTTCATCCATCTTCCTTACGAATTCTAATGTAAAGAGGCATACTTTGTTGTTCTGAACAGGCTGTTTAAAGCTGTAATTCTTCCTCACAACAGGTGCTAGGATAGCATAAAGAATGAATATTCAAGCCAAGGACATAGACACTGCAAATCAATGTGTACAGAGTGTTTTAAGGGAAAATCACAAACTGCCTTATTTGCTCCAGCAAACtaccaaaaataaaagcaatgtgtACCTCATTCCAAGCCATTGGCTCTGTTCTGAAGAGAGAACTGGTCAGCTCAACTGAAAGCCGTTTCTTATAATCCTGTGGCTTATCCTCAGACAttcggaacaaaacagcagctgcaTATGTTGCTGGGAGAGGACAGAAAACAAGACCCTTGAGGGAAAGTTGAGGCTTTACTGTACACCCCAGCTACAGGCTCTGGTTCCCTTCTACTTACCCACACCTTCATTTCTGGAATGAAGTAACTCTGTCAGAGGAGCGGTGGCTCCCTCAGCTTCAATGGCTTCTGCAGCCTCCTTGTCCTGAGCAAGTTCACAGAGGACCCCTGCAGCTACTCTTTGAATATTTTCAATGGGAGAATAAAGcagctaaggagaaaaaaaaaactaattaaacCTGAAGTAAAAACATGGCAAGCACCCCACTGTGGTGCAAACATCCCCAATTCAGAGCATAACCAGCATTCGCACTACTTGTATTAAATCATTTTCTCTACATTTATGTTCTAGAGTGTTTTTAAATGCTCCGGAGCACttattttctagaatatttttagTTACAACCTTTTTTTCACGGGTTTACTTGAGCTAATAATCAGAAAACCCAGAGGTGGCTGGAGGCCTGTGCTCTGGCAGCCCAAAGCTCTCCTTCCTCTGAAACTGAGCACTCCTAAAAGCAGAGTATAAAGTCTACTCCCACTTCTTGAAACTCTAGTCCCAATGCTTCTCCTCCTACTgcccaagaaaaatgaattctaaaaataaaattttaagtattcaaCAGAAAGGATACTATGCAGTGAGATTCTATTTCATAACTTTGGCAGGGGGTATGGGCAGAAACATCATTCATAgtagatgaaaaattaaatgttgaTGCCCCTATTTTGGTCCccaatttccttaattttatcattaaaatcCTGAAATTTTATGGACAAATAAAATCTGGAACACCTACTTAAAACCAACATACCTGCACAAACAATGGAATGGTGTTTAGTCCTCTGATTACAATTCGGTTGTGAACATCCCGAGCTAGGATATGAAGGGCTCCGGTACAACCTTCAACTATTTCTTCCATGCGGACCCCCTCCTAACAAAAGAAACACAGGTAACAATAGGGGCATTCTTCTAAAATTTATAAACTTGAAAGGCTTTCTGTTCTGGGTAGCAAATACTAGACTCATTATTCACATTACACACCCAAAGTTCCCCATAATCTGCAATtagatcaggaaggaagaaggattTCATCAAGGTGAACGTCACCAAAAGGGAGTCTCAGGGAAGCATGAACTCCAAGCAGTACCCTTCTGCTATACTGTGCACAGGGAAGTACATTCCAAAAGGCCTGTGAATCCCAAAGATGGCTTTCTTACAGCCAGAGCACCAACCATTCTGGATCAAAGAGATACATAAAGATACACAAAGATAGGAAGATAATGTGCAGACTGTCAGATGTTTTTATTCCACGTGCTCCATTTCCATACATCTCTGTATTTGGTGAAAACATAGCAAAATTTTATCACCAAACTGCTGAGCTGTTGACAGAAAATCCACTCCTCTTACCTCCTCCAAGACTATTCAACTGATAGCCTATGTGGGAGAAAGAAGTTACCTGTTGCAAATTGTAAATACTACCACCTGCTTTCATTGTTTCCGAGTTTTAAAAAAGGTTATAGTTCTGATACTTTTTAGTGGCTTTTATAAACACCTTGATTTTTATAAGGTCACAACACTCCTTTCTTCCTAGAGATTTAAAATAAGAGATACTTTTTACATTCTATTAAGCTACCTCTTGGAGACAGGCCAGTATCAGACATAATGAATGGAAAAAGCCAAAGCCCCCTAATGCATGCATACACCTAACAACTACCAGCAATAGATCCCCCAAATCTGTGTTAGGATCTTTTCTAAAGTAACctaattaaaaactttttcagGGTTTAAGTCTTGAAATAAATTCTGAGGAATCAGAAGCAtctattatatactttaaatgaaGCTAGTTTTAAACACCACAAGCTTGACATTAGAACTTTAAGCTGAGATTATGGGTAAAGATCCCAGAAATGCTACTGGCTACTGCTTATTCTTGTAATTTGTCAGTATTGGGTCCATGAAAATAGTCTGAACTATTCCTGGAAGAGAAAGTAAAAGCTGTGCGTTAAATATTTACAAGTAAAACACATGTTGTAGTGGGGATGAGGCTCTGAAATCAGACAGACTTGGATTCAAATTACAGCTCTGATCCTTCCTGAGGTGCGTCTTTGTATGGGTTAAATGAAAACACCAAATGAAGCACCTAAACAACCCTATAATAAGGTATCATACCTCACACTCCCTTCATAAGACTGATGCAAAGGAGATGTCAAAGGAAACATCACCAGAGACCACATTATTCCTTATCCTCTCTACAGCCACAGAAACatatcagttttttaaatcattagCAAAAAACTCTTCATGCAGGAAGGAGGATGAAGGGAAGTTAATGGCCAGAGACGTTCACAATCCTAAGGatttatacatttcttttaaatagCCACGTGCCATTATTAAGATTCACCTACCACAAACTGCTGCTGTGTTCCACCCATAGATGTGCGGCGCTGGGTATCCTGATGTGCACGAACCAGCAACTGAACTAGTCGTGGAATGGCACCCTGCTCACGCAAAGGTGCATGATTTGCTGGACAAAGGGCAAGATTTCGAATCAATCCAACAGTAGCCTGtaaacaggaaggaaaaacaaagaattggCATACAACAACAAACTCTTTCAGCCTACGATTTCCACCACACTAAATCCACTGACATGACTTGGAGGTAGAACTGACTTTAGACACTTCCAAACCCCACTCAGCAGTGCTTCCTATTACTAAGGAATCCAGTGCCTACTTATCAATCGCTTATGCCTAGACAACCATCCAAGGCTAGGGGTAGTTCATTTTCAATTCTGCCATGTTCTATTTTGATTGGCAATTTACCTTTATCAGAGGCCAATGGGATGGTGGGTGTAGTAGTTTGACCACAACTGGTAGTCCATAGTGAAGGCGAACAGCATTCTGGGCCATCTCTGCTTCCTGATGTCGGCTGGTCAGGTGACGAAGAGCACAGATGGCAGGCTCGGTGATGTCCTCTCTATCGCCAGCACGAAGGACAGTACGCACAAGAGCCTCTATGCCACCCACTTGGCACACCATCATCTTGTTCTTGTAATTATTACAAGTGAGATTTGAGAGAATTCCAGCTGCACAAGTGACCACATTTATATCATCTGAGCCCAGAAGCTGAACAAGGGTCCCAAGAAGACCTTCCATCCCTTCCTGTGGAGATAAAAATATGCTCAGTATGTATTCACGTTGACACTATCACTGAGGCACCAGCTTACTCAGAATTTACCTGTTTAGTTGCAGCATCTGAAAGATTCCTAAGAGTCCAAAGACAGTTCTGAACAAGGCGCTGACTTGGATCTGTCAGGTGAAGTCCCAAAGCTTGCATTCCACCTAGAATATTAAAGAAGATCTAAGACAATGGTCAATAGCTAGCAATTCCTATCAGCACTGTCTTCTCTAGTCTTAGAGGAAGGGAGCCCCTCTTTATTGCCGAAAGTTATCCCCTTCATCTAAGTCCTTCGTTTCATTTTCTAGGGCACTGCTCAAttcccctttcttttctaattCACCTCAACTAGTGACAACTTCTATCAAATTATCGACTGTTCCTTCCCTATGTGGAAAAAGCCTTCATTATCTCCACTGTTCCTCTGTAGGTAATACTATtacttcttttcattcattcaataatttaaaaaatactattttttgagTTGGAGTTATACCAGTGCGTAAAATATTCTAAAACCCCCAGAGCTCTTGGTGTAGGTGGACACAGACcataaataaatatgcaattaATAGGCTAAAACTATGTAGTATGTCAGGTGGTGTTAAGTGCTacacaaaaaaaataacacaagacAGGAGGACTATAATTTTACATAGGGTAAAGTGAAGTCACCTCGGTGTGAAGGTGACAACCcagcaaagacttgaaggagcTACATAAACTCCCTGGGGTAAGACAAATCCAAAAAGGCATGGACTCCAAGATATGTGCTCGAAAGATTCACCACCGCCCATCACTTAGGCCCCTAACAAAGGACATTTACCATTTACACTGGCAGAGTGTAAATGGCAGCTCACCTCCCTCCAAGCCAGCCTAAGCTCTCCACGCTCCCCCTGCCCACCACATCGCTCCCAGACGCGGTAAAGAggcttcccctcccttccttgcTCACCTTTTCAGGTCTCCTTTGTCTCAAATTAGATGAAGGTCTACTTGCTGTAATTCCCATGCATCCCTGTACTTTTCCTTCATAGTTTTTATCAGTGCTAATTAAGTCTACCTCCCCTACAAGACAAAGATCTTGCCTATCTGGTTCCTTCCTCATAGCAGCTCTAGCTACTAACAGAGTGACCTGCACAAGGCTGACGTTCAGTATTTGTTAAGTGTCTAGATTCCCCTCAACCTTCTCTCCCTCAGATTTcattcccctccctctcctgtaACCATTAAGTCTAAGAGAGTGGATCGTAACCCCAGATGCCCGTAGAGACTTTAAAACATATACATTCTGATTCATCAGGTCTTAAGGTAAAAGTCCCATGCAAATGACCTTGAGACACCCCCCTCTCAAATCTCTAGCCCAGTCTTCCTGTTTTACTGCCATATATATCCAGCTACCTACTGACCTGTTACTCAACTTTGAATGTCAGTTTCTTAAATTATCTTGTTCCAAAAATTAGACAATCCATTCTGACAGTTCCATGTTATCTTCATGGTACCAATGTTTTCCCCACCACAAACCACTCTGGTTGCACCTTCAGTCCCACATTACTACTTTCTATGTATTCTTTCAGAAGTTTCAAATGTTCATCCTTTACTGTGTATTTTTAATGCCAAACTGTTTCATTCCTAGAAGCCTCTAATAACAAGCAGCCTGGTCTGCTTGCCTCTGATCATCCAAATTGTTATacatccaaatatatatgttGGTATTTATATTCCAAATTCTCCATTGTGATGCTATGCCACTGCTTAACCACCCTCAACAACTGCTCATTATCTGTAAGATAAAGGCCAAATTCTTTAGGACAAGGTTAAGAAACCCTTTACAATTGGGATACCACCTGGCGTTCCAAACTGAGTGTTCTACATCTCTGGTTCCAAAGCTGGGAACTAACGTAAGTGTAACTAACACCTTACAGGGGTGTACAAGGTCCTGCAAAATGTGGCCCTGTGTAGCTCATCAGCCTCATCCTGGGCTATTCATCCCACTGTTCACCAAATTCTAGTTACAGACTTTCTCCAGAACTTGGAACTCTACCATTTCTTTCCTACCTTCAGGAGAGCAGCACGTGATTCTCTTTACCTGGAAGGCATTTAGTCCCCATTCTCACACAGACTACAG
The DNA window shown above is from Manis javanica isolate MJ-LG chromosome 3, MJ_LKY, whole genome shotgun sequence and carries:
- the CTNNB1 gene encoding catenin beta-1 — translated: MATQADLMELDLAMEPDRKAAVSHWQQQSYLDSGIHSGATTTAPSLSGKGNPEEEDVDTTQVLYEWEQGFSQSFTQEQVADIDGQYAMTRAQRVRAAMFPETLDEGMQIPSTQFDAAHPTNVQRLAEPSQMLKHAVVNLINYQDDAELATRAIPELTKLLNDEDQVVVNKAAVMVHQLSKKEASRHAIMRSPQMVSAIVRTMQNTNDVETARCTAGTLHNLSHHREGLLAIFKSGGIPALVKMLGSPVDSVLFYAITTLHNLLLHQEGAKMAVRLAGGLQKMVALLSKTNVKFLAITTDCLQILAYGNQESKLIILASGGPQALVNIMRTYTYEKLLWTTSRVLKVLSVCSSNKPAIVEAGGMQALGLHLTDPSQRLVQNCLWTLRNLSDAATKQEGMEGLLGTLVQLLGSDDINVVTCAAGILSNLTCNNYKNKMMVCQVGGIEALVRTVLRAGDREDITEPAICALRHLTSRHQEAEMAQNAVRLHYGLPVVVKLLHPPSHWPLIKATVGLIRNLALCPANHAPLREQGAIPRLVQLLVRAHQDTQRRTSMGGTQQQFVEGVRMEEIVEGCTGALHILARDVHNRIVIRGLNTIPLFVQLLYSPIENIQRVAAGVLCELAQDKEAAEAIEAEGATAPLTELLHSRNEGVATYAAAVLFRMSEDKPQDYKKRLSVELTSSLFRTEPMAWNETADLGLDIGAQGEPLGYRQDDPSYRSFHSGGYGQDALGMDPMMEHEMGGHHPGADYPVDGLPDLGHAQDLMDGLPPGDSNQLAWFDTDL